A window of Chitinophagales bacterium contains these coding sequences:
- a CDS encoding S8 family serine peptidase produces the protein MKFKFLAPIAAMICFIAVSPLSYGQLTEEKVPNGWHLKDAQKDGFSGISLDKAYEFVKGRKSKTVIVAVIDSGVDTTHEDLKGILWVNPKEIPGNGKDDDKNGYVDDINGWNFLGGRDGRNVKEDSYEVHRVYYGWKDKYEGKEIDVKKLSAEEKYQYETWLRAKQEMEESKAKGKETNVESLKQDYTDTKQNYEDVVMMDSLLQSHLGKKSFGYDDIKNISSEDKSIKRAKAVFTYLMEANNLKDKENRDILQGFGEYVEYLAGEVRKAEAGQSAPIDYRGSVVMDKYGDIKDQYYGNADVMASTPFHGTHVSGIIGAVRNNGLGIDGVADNVRIMSIRAVPDGDEHDKDIALAIRYAVDNGAQVINMSFGKYFSPEKKWVDEAVQYASSKGVLLVHAAGNESRNVDSMPSFPNAYFWDNGKKATNWINVGASGDLGLDQMDPNGEKYNSLTASFSNYGKQDVDVFAPGMKIYSTIPGGNTYGIAQGTSMAAPVVAGMAAFILSYFPDLSPEQVKFVIESSSTKTDQLVRIPGTSKDVPLSQISKTGGLVNLYEAVKLAATLKGERGNPSNKKPF, from the coding sequence ATGAAGTTCAAATTCCTCGCACCGATTGCAGCCATGATCTGCTTTATTGCCGTATCCCCCCTCTCCTATGGTCAACTGACCGAAGAAAAGGTTCCCAATGGATGGCATTTGAAGGACGCCCAGAAAGATGGGTTTTCCGGTATCAGTTTAGACAAGGCTTACGAGTTTGTCAAAGGCCGTAAGAGCAAGACCGTTATCGTAGCGGTGATCGACTCGGGTGTAGACACCACCCATGAAGACCTGAAAGGTATTCTCTGGGTAAACCCCAAAGAGATACCAGGAAATGGAAAAGACGATGATAAAAACGGGTATGTGGATGATATCAATGGCTGGAATTTTCTGGGCGGACGTGATGGACGTAACGTAAAAGAAGATTCCTATGAAGTACATCGTGTTTATTATGGCTGGAAAGACAAATATGAAGGAAAGGAAATTGATGTTAAAAAATTAAGCGCCGAGGAAAAATATCAATATGAAACCTGGTTGCGTGCCAAACAGGAAATGGAAGAATCAAAAGCAAAGGGGAAAGAGACGAATGTAGAATCTCTGAAGCAGGATTATACCGATACCAAACAGAATTATGAGGATGTGGTCATGATGGACAGTTTGCTCCAATCGCACCTGGGTAAGAAGTCGTTTGGCTATGATGATATCAAGAATATTTCCAGCGAGGATAAAAGCATCAAAAGGGCTAAGGCTGTATTTACTTATTTGATGGAGGCCAACAACCTGAAGGATAAAGAGAACAGGGATATCCTGCAAGGTTTTGGCGAATATGTGGAATACCTCGCGGGTGAAGTACGCAAAGCTGAGGCCGGACAAAGCGCTCCCATTGATTATCGGGGTTCGGTTGTCATGGATAAGTATGGTGACATAAAAGATCAGTATTATGGAAATGCTGATGTAATGGCGAGCACCCCCTTTCATGGTACCCATGTTTCGGGTATCATTGGTGCTGTGCGAAATAATGGTCTGGGTATTGATGGTGTAGCGGATAATGTACGGATCATGTCCATTCGGGCAGTACCTGATGGAGATGAACACGACAAAGATATTGCCCTGGCCATTCGTTACGCGGTGGACAATGGCGCACAGGTGATCAATATGAGTTTTGGAAAATATTTCTCTCCCGAAAAGAAATGGGTGGATGAAGCTGTTCAGTATGCATCCAGCAAAGGAGTACTTCTGGTGCACGCGGCGGGTAATGAATCAAGAAATGTGGACAGTATGCCCAGTTTTCCCAATGCATATTTCTGGGACAATGGCAAGAAGGCCACCAATTGGATCAATGTAGGTGCCAGCGGAGATCTTGGTCTGGATCAGATGGATCCAAATGGTGAAAAATACAATTCCCTTACCGCGTCCTTCTCCAACTATGGTAAGCAGGATGTGGATGTTTTTGCTCCCGGCATGAAGATCTATTCCACCATTCCCGGTGGCAATACCTATGGCATTGCCCAAGGTACCAGCATGGCTGCTCCGGTTGTTGCCGGTATGGCCGCTTTTATCCTCTCCTATTTTCCTGATCTAAGTCCCGAGCAAGTAAAATTTGTGATCGAGTCCTCTTCTACCAAGACCGATCAGTTGGTACGTATCCCAGGCACCAGTAAAGATGTACCCCTGAGCCAGATCAGCAAGACAGGCGGGTTGGTAAATCTTTATGAAGCTGTAAAACTGGCGGCTACCTTGAAAGGCGAGCGGGGAAATCCTTCGAATAAGAAACCGTTTTAA
- a CDS encoding OmpA family protein, with translation MKKLRLIVLLTIATPLFSFSQLRVALVGGPHVSTIKETNNLPGWDSISRGYTARTGFHIGFTGDLQLGQKSSFYFQPGFVFYNKGRKYSNAADSFYTSTDTSFATRYYVDGAQYLNYIDIPLNIVFKKKIGENAKFLIGGGPYLSFFYNGVEKRSSNLVGVDFKSDENNDLAVGKGTDKYRTMDIGFNALAGIEFKKIFLTAQYSRSITDVYQASYPGSFKHQVIGATLGVFIGQPVDLSDKPKDRDNDGVIDLVDLCPEEPGTALTQGCPDTDGDGIADQKDKCPGVSGLLRYEGCPIPDSDKDGVNDEEDECPQVAGLAEFKGCPVPDSDGDGVNDKEDKCKDVAGLAKYQGCPIPDTDADGVDDEQDRCPDVPGLKENNGCPPVKEEIVEKVNFVARQIQFKTGKSILTDPSKKLLDEVAELLNTHPELQISIEGHTSSEGDPRYNQRLSETRAEAVKNYLLAKGVAADRLASAGYGSSQLLNQEKTAAERSLNRRVELKLKNN, from the coding sequence ATGAAAAAACTTCGACTTATTGTCCTTTTGACGATCGCTACTCCCCTGTTTTCATTCTCTCAATTGAGGGTAGCCTTGGTGGGTGGTCCGCATGTATCTACCATCAAAGAAACTAATAATCTGCCTGGTTGGGATTCTATTAGCCGGGGGTATACAGCCCGCACCGGTTTTCACATCGGGTTTACCGGAGATCTGCAACTTGGTCAGAAATCCTCCTTTTATTTTCAGCCTGGATTTGTATTTTATAACAAAGGCCGTAAGTATTCCAACGCAGCCGACAGTTTTTATACGTCTACTGATACCAGTTTTGCAACCCGCTATTACGTCGATGGCGCCCAATATCTTAATTATATTGATATTCCTTTGAACATTGTCTTTAAGAAGAAGATCGGGGAAAATGCAAAATTCCTGATTGGCGGCGGCCCTTATCTTTCCTTTTTCTATAATGGGGTTGAAAAAAGAAGCAGCAATCTGGTGGGAGTTGATTTCAAATCGGATGAGAACAATGACCTGGCTGTGGGTAAAGGGACAGATAAATACCGGACCATGGATATTGGGTTCAACGCACTTGCCGGAATCGAGTTTAAGAAAATATTCCTGACTGCTCAATACAGCCGAAGCATCACTGATGTATATCAAGCCTCCTATCCGGGGTCCTTTAAACACCAGGTGATTGGTGCCACATTGGGGGTATTTATTGGTCAACCGGTTGACCTTTCTGATAAACCCAAGGACCGTGACAATGACGGCGTAATCGATCTGGTAGATCTTTGCCCTGAAGAACCCGGTACGGCTTTAACCCAAGGCTGCCCGGATACGGATGGGGATGGAATTGCCGATCAAAAAGACAAATGTCCGGGGGTAAGTGGTTTGTTGCGGTATGAAGGATGTCCCATTCCGGATAGTGATAAGGATGGTGTGAATGATGAGGAAGATGAATGTCCACAGGTGGCCGGATTGGCGGAATTCAAAGGCTGCCCTGTTCCTGATTCGGATGGCGATGGGGTCAATGACAAGGAAGATAAATGTAAGGATGTGGCCGGTCTGGCTAAATACCAGGGCTGTCCAATTCCGGATACCGATGCGGATGGCGTAGATGATGAACAGGACCGTTGCCCTGATGTGCCCGGGTTAAAAGAGAACAATGGCTGCCCGCCCGTGAAGGAAGAGATCGTGGAAAAAGTGAATTTTGTGGCCCGTCAGATCCAGTTCAAAACCGGTAAGTCCATCCTGACCGATCCGTCAAAGAAATTGCTGGATGAAGTGGCTGAATTATTGAATACCCATCCTGAACTGCAGATAAGCATTGAGGGACATACCTCCAGTGAAGGTGACCCCCGTTATAACCAGCGCCTGTCAGAAACCCGGGCCGAGGCGGTCAAAAACTACCTCCTGGCAAAAGGGGTGGCCGCCGACCGGTTAGCCAGTGCCGGATATGGATCGAGCCAGTTATTGAACCAGGAAAAAACCGCCGCTGAAAGATCCCTTAACCGCCGGGTCGAATTAAAGCTCAAAAACAATTGA
- a CDS encoding DinB family protein: MPRPDLSRVTHFYHKYIQLVTEDDLLTAFEAHSAPFISYLKSIPEEKRLYRYAPGKWSIQEMVQHLVDAERVFSYRALCFARMDTQPLPGFDENPYAEASRADSRNWNELMEEFECLRKATILLYRSFNAEQLEAGGISSGNLKNYVLALGFVILGHCAHHQSVLEERYL, encoded by the coding sequence ATGCCACGTCCCGACCTCAGCCGCGTCACCCATTTTTATCATAAATACATTCAACTTGTCACTGAAGATGACCTGTTGACCGCTTTTGAAGCCCATTCTGCCCCATTCATTTCTTATTTAAAATCCATTCCGGAGGAGAAAAGACTGTACCGGTATGCCCCTGGTAAATGGAGTATACAGGAAATGGTGCAGCACCTCGTGGATGCAGAGCGTGTGTTTTCCTACAGGGCCCTTTGTTTTGCCCGTATGGATACTCAACCCCTGCCAGGTTTTGATGAAAATCCCTATGCCGAAGCTTCACGCGCGGATAGCCGGAATTGGAATGAACTGATGGAGGAATTTGAGTGTTTGAGAAAAGCGACCATCCTTCTCTATCGGTCCTTTAATGCGGAGCAACTAGAAGCAGGTGGTATATCGTCCGGAAATCTGAAAAATTATGTGCTGGCATTGGGGTTTGTGATTTTGGGACATTGTGCCCATCACCAATCAGTTTTAGAAGAAAGATACTTATAG